CCCACGCATCCCAGGCACTTCCTCCCCAGAGACAATTATACAGATCCGCCCGTAGGCGGCGAGGGCGGAAatcaaatattgttttttcttttttttgagttACGAAATGTTAGAACTCGATAAACTCTTCTCCTCTCAGAATGTTTGTGTACAGCTATATTACGATGTCACTGAAGGGTCACACTTCCatacaaaaaattgaaacttctatacaaaaaattgaaacttccaTACAAAAAActgaaacttttataaaatctCTCAAGGTTTTAGAAACGTTTTTGGAACTTctacaaattgtttttgaaacttttataacacattttatttttttcataaatatttgaaactctccacagtttttaaaacttgaaaattCTTGATCAAGCCAAATAGAGATGATCTGAGGAAGAGCTGAAGAGGAAGGATGGATGTCATCCGAGACTATTTTGTAAAAGGCTTTTCATATTCTGGAATAATTGGGTTATTGAAACATGTTCATGGGATTGAAATTAGTTTATCGACTCTTAAACGAAGACTCAGACAGCATGGCTTGAAACGTAGAGCTGTAGAGGGAAATCGTAATTCAAATCAGGAACTTGTTCAAGCAATCCAGCAGGAGATGAATGATAGTGGTTTCATCTTAGGTTATCGTAGAATGCGAGCAGCAATGATGTCTAGGTCAATTATTTGTCGTCACGAAGACGTAAGATTGATAATAAAATCGTTAAACCCCGAAGGAGTAATTCTTCGAAAAAACAGACGACTTCACAGACGCAAATATGTTTCGCGAGGGCCTAATTACGCATGGCACATTGACGGTCATGACAAATTGAAACCCTTTGGTTTTTCGATCCACGGTTGTATTGATGGCTTCTCGAGAAAATTAATCTGGCTTGAAGTGGGATCCTCCAATAAACTCCCGGGAATCGtagcaaaattttatttagactCGATCAAGAAATTGGGAGGCATACCCAGTCAGATCAAGGCAGATGACGGTACCGAACATTCTTTGATTGAGCCAATTCATGTTTATATACATAGTTCAACTGACAGTCAAAACAGCTTGGGTTCTTTTAGTATTATCTCTTCCCCGGAAAATCAAAGAATTGAGTCCTACTGGTATACCTTACAGCGTGATCGCATTGGTTGGtggaaattatttttcagaGATATGACCGACCTAAATGTTTTTACGAGTTCGGATCCTGTGTTAGTCGATTACATACGTTTTTGCTTTATGCCGTTAATCCGCAAGGAGTTACAGACTGTTCGGGATGAGTGGAATTTACACATTATTTCTAAGAGTAGGAACTCTGCCCCTCGTGGAAGACCGGATGTAATGTATTACTTGCCACATTTGTATCATTCCACTGATTGCCTAATAAACGTAGATGCTGATGAAATTGAACAATTTTATCCATGCGTTACCCACAACACAGTTGAAGATGTTTCCCCCGAGTTTAAGGAGTTCGCACAAACTTTGATGCAGCAAAATGGATGGGACTTTCCTAATGTTGTTTCAAATGCGTTACGTCTGTACATGTACTTGCTATCAAAGATCGAACAGTATTCATAGAACATAGTTAACtgtttaaactctttttttaatCCAAATTTAGTATTACGTGTTTAATATCGAAGTATGAAACAGACCCCTTTATAATTTTCAGGCATTCTTCAATTTTCCCAGATATTTATacaattgacaaaaaaacacaataaaaataaatcggAAAGTTTTTTATTGGACCTAAAAACCCTcttaaaaattgtataaaaaagtgTTAACAAAACAGAATACTGGTAACTCTATTGTCTGTCAGTTCAAacataacaacaaaacaaaaaaggatccaaaatcagtttaaatgaTGTCCAGCTCCCATTCAGATGACTGCAATATATTGCTGAATTCTTCACGGAGTTCGCAATAATTATTATAAGTTGAAGGAAGTTCTAACCTTGGTGTGCATGTGTGAGCTACTGGTCTACGACTAAAATTCGATTCCGGTCGCGTGAAAATTATTTCTACTGTATCAACAACCATGTTATCTGAGCCTGTTATGAACTtcataaattttttcaacataATGGTTTCCAAACCTCTCACATAACGCTTTAAATAATTGAATGAGTCTTGTTCAGCACTGCTACTCGTATGGACATTTTTGAACAAGGCTACAACCTTTTTTGTGGTTGGTTCCAATCTTTCATAAAACTTCACAATATTCTTCATGGATGGAAATTCTGGCTTCTTTTTTAGCTCTGAAAAGGCAACTTCCCAACATGAGGCTAATTCAATGATAACTGATTTCACATTTGATTCTATTACTACAGTTTTACATTTGAATTGTTCCAAAATTTCAGCAAATTCATCACTGTGAATAACATTCTTACCTTCGTTTTTACCAATGGCTTTTGTCACCAACTGACTTTCATCTGATGACAAGTATTTCAGGAATGAAGATATCAGCAGCTCTTCTGGAACTTCTccgaacaaacaaaaacataaaaatgctcGACTCAAACTGATTGGAAAGTAACCAGTGTCAACATACCCCTTTAAAATGATCATGCCAATTGCACGCCACTCTTGTTTGTACAAATCATGCCGAACTTGTGGCACTCTTTCTTGCTCGCCATACAAGTATGCATTGTATACTTCATTCCAGAATGAAGAATAAATATCCCGAGAAACACCTGACCCTGCACCATTATCTTCTTGGCCACGAGGATCAATCCATATATATCGGATGTCATCTGTCACATTGATCTAAGATGAAAACCAAAATACATTGTGTCATTGTGTTATATTCTATATATGCAACAAGATAACTGTTTATTATAGAAGAGCAACATAAAATAATGAACTGAATACTTTAGACTTTATGACTTAGGATACCTGGACTTGAAGATAACTAATTCAATAAGacatgtgtttttattattgttttattgtaTTCAGAGAGGGTCTTAATCATTGTAAAATACAAAATGGTCTCACCTGCTTAGTAATAAATAAATCCATCAAATCTTTGCTGCCATTGTTCTTTTACATAATGGTAATGGCCTTAGGTATGTCTCAAGGGACACATATATATATGAtgttttttgcattttgcaGTCAGTTGGAAATTAGTCTTCTTACTAGTAAGACAtgacataaaaaattgtttctgtcattttttgttcattcttggTGTTGACCAAGTATTTGTCATTCTTGGTGTTTACCAAACACATTGTTCTTGTTGCTGCACTGCATAAGTTAGGCATAAACTTTACCACTTTTGTTGCTGCCAAAGTAAGCGACACAATTTAACAAACTCGTATTTGTTTTCAACGgctaaaataattatattagTTAGTTTCTGTATAATTATTTTAGCCGTTGAAAACAAATACGAGTTTGTTAAATTGTGTCGCTTACTTTGGCAGCAACAAAATTCTACCGAGATGAAAGGTTAAATCCTCCTGCTTGACAAATATGTGTCAAGCAGGAGGATTTAACCCTTATTCCTCGAGAAGCATAATCAGCTGGATTGTCTTTAGTGTTTATGTAATGCCATTGATTAACATCTGAGTGATCTTTAATGATTTGAATCCGATTTgccacaaaaattttaaatcttttttctgAATTACAAATGTAACTCAGAATGACCTGACTATCCGTCCTGAAGAATTCATTATTTATGGGATATGTTAATTCCTTCTTTATGACCTTGGACATCTTGATCGACAAAACAGCAGCGGTTAACTCCAAA
This is a stretch of genomic DNA from Hydractinia symbiolongicarpus strain clone_291-10 chromosome 9, HSymV2.1, whole genome shotgun sequence. It encodes these proteins:
- the LOC130656470 gene encoding uncharacterized protein LOC130656470 isoform X1, which translates into the protein MDLFITKQINVTDDIRYIWIDPRGQEDNGAGSGVSRDIYSSFWNEVYNAYLYGEQERVPQVRHDLYKQEWRAIGMIILKGYVDTGYFPISLSRAFLCFCLFGEVPEELLISSFLKYLSSDESQLVTKAIGKNEGKNVIHSDEFAEILEQFKCKTVVIESNVKSVIIELASCWEVAFSELKKKPEFPSMKNIVKFYERLEPTTKKVVALFKNVHTSSSAEQDSFNYLKRYVRGLETIMLKKFMKFITGSDNMVVDTVEIIFTRPESNFSRRPVAHTCTPRLELPSTYNNYCELREEFSNILQSSEWELDII
- the LOC130656470 gene encoding uncharacterized protein LOC130656470 isoform X2, with the translated sequence MDLFITKQINVTDDIRYIWIDPRGQEDNGAGSGVSRDIYSSFWNEVYNAYLYGEQERVPQVRHDLYKQEWRAIGMIILKGYVDTGYFPISLSRAFLCFCLFGEVPEELLISSFLKYLSSDESQLVTKAIGKNEELKKKPEFPSMKNIVKFYERLEPTTKKVVALFKNVHTSSSAEQDSFNYLKRYVRGLETIMLKKFMKFITGSDNMVVDTVEIIFTRPESNFSRRPVAHTCTPRLELPSTYNNYCELREEFSNILQSSEWELDII